From a single Alloactinosynnema sp. L-07 genomic region:
- a CDS encoding AfsR/SARP family transcriptional regulator: MLSADDGPRFCVLGPVGVVIGDQPLSPGGPGLRALLAILLLEPNQAVPVERIVDLLWDHEPPATARTIVQGYVSRLRRWLSEVDESGGTWIETSGSGYQLVVDERRVDVAIARALRAESNGQEPEVRAALLTRAQALWRGPELSDVGGRVRAPELAELRLAVIEARIDADLELGGHDQVIGELAALVDTHPFREHLVGQLVLALYRSGRRAAALEMYQRFAHRAAGELGLDPGPGLRELHSRVLRDDTALLRPRPEPVLTPRIGVLTPAQLPAPPSGFTGREGELAWLDGVRGEGVAVLAGPAGIGKSALALLWGSQVAREFVHGQLYVSLRGFDPRHPPLTPADVLARFLLVLGVAAHDIPADLADRAALYRSVLADRKVLVVLDDARDSDQVRPLLPGAGRSLVLVTSRRRLDGLVTQGARLRVVHTLAADAAVRLIEHAAGPPIDSDDRAHRSRLARLCGYLPLALRIAGARLAVSPQWSVGDLVAEMSDERTRLGALDLEDADTSVRAAFDVTHRALDPAHADTLRALGAFPGQWVSPYAVAALCGIGLTAARARLRALAGSFLVTELDRDMYGMHDLVRLYARELAEDGTEPLRAVLRYYLLAADLCRRHLRPVDDDLDAPWDLPTPEITDRDGALTWFEREWPNLLAVAAAGADAGLHAEVWRLARMAGDFRRVRSRRDDWEWLLDIGLTSARAAGDPRGEVLLLLSRCVLLTRFGSEHETVADASAAVELAASLGDPKLAAMALNTLASAWYGEKKYLAALDGYERALSATRSAGYRLGEANLLNNIAQTYLNLGRVDEAVEPQTAAVALYREVGDLGFVGLALANLAEIEHELGDYDSAEVHAREAVSLAEVNGLALTEAFGREVLARVLRDSGDITAARAELTEAVTRYRMAQSPGVEAALAALASLPPGV; encoded by the coding sequence TTGCTTTCAGCCGACGACGGACCGCGCTTCTGCGTGCTCGGGCCGGTCGGGGTCGTGATCGGCGACCAACCACTCTCGCCGGGCGGACCCGGACTGCGCGCACTGCTCGCGATCCTGCTGCTCGAACCCAACCAGGCGGTGCCGGTCGAGCGCATCGTCGACCTGCTGTGGGACCACGAGCCGCCCGCCACCGCCCGCACGATCGTGCAGGGTTACGTGTCCAGGCTGCGCCGCTGGCTGTCCGAAGTGGACGAATCGGGCGGCACGTGGATCGAGACCAGCGGGTCGGGCTATCAGCTGGTGGTGGACGAGCGCCGCGTCGACGTCGCCATCGCCCGCGCCCTGCGCGCGGAGTCGAACGGCCAGGAGCCGGAGGTGCGCGCTGCGCTGCTGACCAGGGCACAAGCGCTGTGGCGGGGCCCGGAGCTGTCCGACGTCGGCGGCCGGGTCCGCGCGCCGGAACTGGCCGAGCTGCGGCTGGCGGTGATCGAGGCGCGCATCGACGCCGACCTCGAACTAGGCGGGCACGACCAGGTCATCGGCGAACTGGCGGCGCTTGTCGACACCCATCCGTTCCGGGAACACCTGGTCGGCCAGCTCGTGCTCGCGCTGTACCGCTCCGGCCGCCGGGCCGCGGCGCTGGAGATGTACCAGCGCTTCGCCCATCGGGCCGCCGGTGAGCTGGGCCTCGATCCAGGTCCCGGCCTGCGGGAACTGCACAGCCGGGTCCTGCGCGACGACACCGCGCTGCTGCGGCCCCGGCCGGAACCGGTGCTGACCCCGCGCATCGGGGTGCTGACCCCCGCGCAGCTGCCCGCGCCGCCGTCGGGATTCACCGGCCGCGAGGGCGAACTCGCCTGGCTGGACGGGGTGCGCGGCGAAGGTGTCGCGGTGCTGGCCGGGCCCGCCGGGATCGGCAAGAGCGCGCTGGCGCTGCTGTGGGGCAGCCAGGTCGCGCGGGAGTTCGTGCACGGCCAGCTCTACGTGTCGCTGCGCGGATTCGACCCGCGGCACCCGCCGCTGACCCCCGCCGACGTGCTCGCCCGGTTCCTGCTCGTCCTCGGCGTGGCCGCCCACGACATCCCGGCCGACCTCGCCGACCGGGCCGCGCTGTACCGGTCGGTGCTGGCCGACCGGAAGGTGCTGGTGGTCCTCGACGACGCCCGCGACTCCGACCAGGTCCGGCCGCTGCTGCCCGGCGCGGGCCGGTCGCTGGTGCTGGTCACGAGCCGACGACGGCTCGACGGCCTGGTCACCCAGGGCGCGCGGCTGCGGGTCGTGCACACGCTGGCCGCCGACGCGGCGGTCCGGCTGATCGAGCACGCCGCCGGTCCGCCGATCGATTCCGACGACCGCGCGCACCGGTCCCGCCTGGCCCGGCTGTGCGGCTACCTGCCGCTGGCGCTGCGCATCGCGGGGGCCCGGCTGGCGGTGAGTCCACAGTGGTCGGTCGGGGACCTGGTCGCGGAGATGTCCGACGAGCGGACCAGGCTCGGCGCACTGGACCTGGAGGACGCCGACACGAGCGTGCGCGCGGCCTTCGACGTCACCCACCGGGCGCTGGACCCGGCCCACGCGGACACCTTGCGCGCGCTCGGCGCGTTTCCCGGGCAGTGGGTGAGCCCGTACGCGGTGGCGGCCCTGTGCGGAATCGGGCTCACGGCGGCGCGGGCGCGGCTGCGGGCGCTGGCGGGGTCGTTCCTGGTCACCGAGCTCGATCGGGACATGTACGGGATGCACGACCTGGTCCGGCTCTACGCCAGGGAACTGGCCGAGGACGGCACCGAGCCGCTGCGCGCGGTGCTGCGGTACTACCTGCTCGCCGCCGACCTCTGCCGCCGCCACCTGCGTCCGGTCGACGACGACCTCGACGCGCCGTGGGACCTGCCCACCCCGGAGATCACCGACCGGGACGGCGCCCTGACCTGGTTCGAACGTGAGTGGCCCAACCTGCTGGCCGTCGCCGCCGCGGGCGCCGACGCGGGCCTGCACGCCGAGGTCTGGCGCCTGGCCAGGATGGCGGGCGACTTCCGCCGCGTCCGCTCCCGCCGCGACGACTGGGAGTGGCTCCTCGACATCGGCCTGACCTCGGCCCGCGCCGCCGGTGATCCGCGGGGAGAGGTGTTGCTGCTGCTGAGCCGCTGCGTCCTGCTGACCCGCTTCGGCAGCGAACACGAGACGGTCGCCGACGCCTCAGCGGCGGTGGAACTGGCGGCGTCACTCGGCGACCCGAAACTCGCGGCGATGGCACTGAACACGCTGGCGAGTGCCTGGTACGGGGAGAAGAAGTACTTGGCGGCGCTGGACGGCTATGAGCGGGCGCTGTCGGCCACCAGGTCGGCCGGATACCGGCTGGGCGAGGCGAACCTGCTCAACAACATCGCGCAGACGTACCTGAACTTGGGGCGGGTCGATGAGGCGGTGGAGCCGCAGACGGCGGCGGTCGCGCTGTACCGGGAGGTCGGGGATCTTGGGTTCGTCGGGCTCGCGCTGGCGAATCTGGCGGAGATCGAACACGAGCTTGGGGACTACGACTCCGCTGAGGTGCACGCGCGGGAAGCGGTGTCGTTGGCTGAGGTGAACGGCTTGGCGCTGACGGAAGCGTTTGGACGGGAAGTCCTGGCCAGAGTGCTGCGTGACAGCGGAGACATCACGGCGGCGCGGGCTGAGCTGACTGAGGCGGTGACGCGGTATCGGATGGCGCAGTCTCCTGGGGTGGAAGCGGCCCTAGCGGCCCTGGCTTCGTTACCGCCCGGCGTTTAG
- a CDS encoding SGNH/GDSL hydrolase family protein, with amino-acid sequence MHGWASWVAIGDSFTEGMSDGGPEGTYVGWADRLASTMADQNPAFQYANLALRGKMLQEIVDEQVAVAVDTAPDLVSLCGGGNDIITPGRDVDDVAALLEDAVVALRSAGSAVLMFTGPDPQVQPLLRRVRGKVAIYNGHLHAIAERHGAMLVDLWSMTPLHDRRSWCDDRLHFSTEGHRRIALRAAEALNVRTDGDWRQSFPPEVPQPWLRSRQADIAWTTTHLLPWVRRQIMGESMGDGLHPKHQALQPYRGDDRAANV; translated from the coding sequence GTGCACGGGTGGGCGAGCTGGGTCGCGATCGGAGACAGCTTCACCGAGGGGATGAGCGACGGAGGTCCGGAAGGCACCTACGTCGGCTGGGCGGACCGCCTGGCCTCGACGATGGCCGACCAGAATCCGGCCTTCCAGTACGCGAACCTGGCGCTGCGCGGGAAGATGCTGCAAGAGATCGTCGACGAACAGGTCGCCGTCGCCGTGGACACGGCCCCCGATCTGGTCAGCCTGTGCGGCGGCGGCAACGACATCATCACCCCCGGCCGGGACGTCGACGACGTGGCCGCGCTGCTGGAGGACGCGGTGGTCGCCCTGCGCTCGGCGGGCTCGGCGGTGTTGATGTTCACCGGACCTGACCCTCAGGTGCAGCCACTGTTGCGCCGGGTACGCGGAAAGGTCGCGATCTACAACGGCCACCTACACGCCATCGCCGAACGCCACGGCGCGATGCTCGTCGACCTGTGGTCCATGACTCCGCTACACGACCGCCGCTCCTGGTGTGACGACCGGCTGCACTTCTCGACTGAGGGGCATCGGCGGATCGCCTTGCGGGCGGCGGAAGCATTGAACGTGCGGACGGACGGGGATTGGCGGCAGTCGTTCCCGCCGGAGGTTCCACAGCCGTGGCTCCGCTCCAGGCAAGCCGACATCGCCTGGACCACAACCCACCTACTCCCCTGGGTCCGCCGCCAGATCATGGGCGAATCGATGGGCGATGGGTTGCATCCGAAGCATCAGGCGCTGCAGCCGTATCGCGGGGACGATCGAGCGGCGAACGTCTAG
- a CDS encoding DUF3159 domain-containing protein encodes MAASSDTLADLLGGRRGAVDATVPPLAFLVGWLVSEREIGWGAAAAVVAAALVSGYRLATGARVTAALGGLAAVIAAALIVIYTGRAEDFFLVRLLVNIASGLAWALSILIRWPLLGVVVGALLGQKTRWRGDPDLLRAYGRASWVWVFGQYTVRTLVFGALWLSGNVVALGVAQVALSWPLVALVVAASAVVLRRSLPADHPGLRHPRV; translated from the coding sequence GTGGCCGCTTCCTCCGACACCCTCGCCGACCTGCTGGGCGGTCGCCGGGGTGCGGTCGACGCTACGGTGCCGCCGCTGGCGTTCCTAGTCGGGTGGCTCGTGTCGGAGCGGGAGATCGGCTGGGGTGCCGCCGCCGCGGTCGTCGCGGCGGCCTTGGTGAGCGGATACCGGCTGGCGACCGGCGCTCGGGTCACCGCGGCGCTGGGCGGGTTGGCCGCCGTGATCGCCGCGGCGTTGATCGTCATCTACACCGGGCGGGCCGAGGACTTCTTCCTGGTTCGGCTGCTGGTCAACATCGCCAGCGGGCTGGCCTGGGCGCTGAGCATCCTGATCCGGTGGCCGCTGCTCGGCGTCGTCGTCGGCGCCCTGCTCGGCCAGAAGACGCGCTGGCGCGGCGATCCCGACCTGCTGCGGGCCTACGGCCGGGCCAGCTGGGTATGGGTGTTCGGCCAGTACACCGTCCGCACGCTCGTCTTCGGCGCGCTCTGGCTGTCGGGCAACGTGGTGGCGCTGGGGGTGGCGCAGGTCGCCCTGTCGTGGCCGCTGGTGGCGCTCGTCGTCGCCGCCAGCGCCGTCGTTCTGCGCCGCTCCCTGCCCGCCGACCACCCCGGACTACGGCACCCGCGCGTTTGA
- a CDS encoding N-acetylglucosamine kinase, translated as MGEVAVGIDAGGTATRAIAVTASGDVVGRGEAGGGNPNSHPPAVAAANIGTAVAAALGTHTALTCVLGMAGASAMSDPAVAEVFRAALADAGVERADVMTDAEVAFAAGTPEPEGTVLIAGTGSIAMRIENHRHAATVGGFGWLLGDEGSAFWLGREAVRATVREIQAAGPLGPLASAVLALAVGPTDAPFNHLIRSVNADPPIHLARFAPLVSAHANDPAAAEIIDHAARVLADQALAAWSSGPIVLVGTVAGGDTPVGARLREMLADHEVRTAKDGVAGAAWLAAREAFGPMAPHPSNARVP; from the coding sequence GTGGGCGAGGTCGCCGTGGGCATCGACGCAGGTGGGACGGCCACCCGCGCGATCGCTGTCACCGCGTCGGGTGACGTCGTCGGCCGGGGCGAGGCGGGCGGGGGCAACCCGAACTCGCACCCGCCCGCGGTCGCGGCGGCCAACATCGGCACCGCGGTCGCCGCGGCGCTGGGCACCCACACGGCACTGACCTGCGTGCTGGGCATGGCGGGCGCGTCGGCCATGAGCGACCCGGCGGTGGCCGAGGTGTTCCGCGCGGCGCTGGCCGACGCGGGCGTCGAGCGGGCCGACGTGATGACCGACGCGGAGGTCGCGTTCGCGGCGGGCACGCCGGAACCGGAGGGAACGGTGCTGATCGCGGGAACCGGTTCGATCGCCATGCGCATCGAGAACCACCGGCACGCCGCCACCGTGGGCGGATTCGGCTGGCTGCTCGGCGACGAGGGCTCGGCGTTCTGGCTGGGCCGCGAAGCCGTGCGCGCCACGGTGCGCGAGATCCAGGCCGCCGGACCGCTGGGCCCGCTCGCGTCGGCGGTGCTCGCACTGGCGGTCGGCCCGACGGACGCGCCGTTCAACCACCTGATCCGCTCGGTCAACGCCGACCCGCCGATCCACCTGGCCCGGTTCGCCCCGCTGGTCAGCGCGCACGCCAACGACCCGGCCGCCGCCGAGATCATCGACCACGCGGCCCGCGTCCTGGCCGACCAGGCCCTCGCGGCGTGGTCGAGCGGCCCGATCGTGTTGGTCGGCACGGTCGCGGGCGGGGACACCCCGGTCGGCGCGCGGCTGCGGGAGATGCTGGCCGACCACGAGGTCCGCACGGCCAAGGACGGCGTCGCGGGCGCGGCCTGGCTGGCCGCGCGCGAGGCGTTCGGCCCGATGGCGCCGCACCCGTCAAACGCGCGGGTGCCGTAG
- a CDS encoding SIS domain-containing protein, whose protein sequence is MPHTQPGESMRAEIDQQPTVLASILDRRSDLVGVAATIAAHRPRFVLFAARGSSDHAAIYAKYLTEVLLGLPAGLVSASTTTLYKAKPDLTDVLYIAVSQSGGSPDLVEATAAARAHGALTVAVTNTPGSPLTESAELNVDIGAGPELAVAATKTYTATLLTLYLLVDAVRGGDAAAAAGIGEVASAALAAEGVDAAVARLRFAERVVCTGRGYSSATAAETALKLAETSYLSARAYSGADLLHGPIAALDATTSVLAVTSAGAGGAAMAEVLDVVRASGADIVAVGSAAAADLPRIVLPTTAEEIAPVLEILPLQRLALELSLARGRNPDQPRGLSKLTRTR, encoded by the coding sequence ATGCCGCACACCCAGCCAGGCGAGTCCATGCGCGCCGAGATCGACCAGCAGCCCACGGTCCTCGCGAGCATCCTCGACCGCCGGTCCGACCTGGTCGGGGTGGCCGCGACGATCGCCGCCCACCGCCCGAGGTTCGTCCTGTTCGCCGCGCGCGGGTCCAGCGACCACGCCGCCATCTACGCCAAATACCTCACCGAGGTGCTGCTCGGCCTGCCCGCGGGCCTGGTCTCGGCCTCGACGACCACGCTCTACAAGGCCAAGCCCGACCTGACCGACGTCCTCTACATCGCCGTCAGCCAGAGCGGCGGCTCGCCCGACCTGGTCGAGGCCACCGCGGCGGCGCGGGCGCACGGCGCGCTGACCGTCGCGGTCACCAACACCCCCGGCTCGCCGCTGACCGAGTCCGCCGAACTCAACGTCGACATCGGCGCGGGCCCGGAGCTGGCGGTGGCCGCCACGAAGACCTACACCGCGACCCTGCTGACCCTGTACCTCCTGGTCGACGCCGTGCGCGGCGGCGACGCGGCCGCCGCGGCGGGGATCGGCGAGGTCGCGTCGGCCGCGCTGGCCGCCGAGGGTGTCGACGCCGCTGTGGCCCGGCTGCGCTTCGCCGAGCGGGTCGTGTGCACCGGCCGTGGCTACTCCTCGGCCACCGCGGCCGAGACCGCGCTCAAGCTCGCCGAGACCAGCTACCTGTCCGCCCGCGCCTACAGCGGCGCCGACCTGCTGCACGGCCCGATCGCCGCGCTCGACGCCACGACGTCGGTGCTCGCGGTGACCAGCGCGGGAGCGGGTGGCGCGGCGATGGCCGAGGTACTCGATGTCGTGCGGGCGAGCGGCGCGGATATCGTCGCGGTCGGCTCGGCCGCCGCCGCGGACCTGCCGCGGATCGTGCTGCCGACCACGGCCGAGGAGATCGCCCCGGTGCTGGAGATCCTGCCGCTGCAGCGGCTGGCGCTGGAGCTGTCGCTGGCCAGGGGCCGCAACCCCGACCAGCCGCGCGGCCTGTCCAAGCTGACCCGCACCCGCTGA
- a CDS encoding GntR family transcriptional regulator yields the protein MLEMSDADGPDTVLRAQREPKYWGLKRHLLDLLGSLPPGSPIPTERSLATDFDVSRTTVRQALAELTVEGRLLRVQGKGTFAAEPKVAQRLQLSSYTEDMRAQGREPSSKLLEVAEIPAEVELARLLGVRPGAKVLRLHRLRLADGEPMALESTHLPLGRFRGLRRFVTDGGSLYQVLRDRFGVEMGHAEETIETALAAPHEADLLGADIGMPMLLLSRHSFDTEEKPVEWVRSLYRGDRYKFVTTLNRP from the coding sequence ATGTTGGAGATGTCCGACGCCGATGGGCCGGACACGGTGCTTCGGGCGCAACGCGAACCCAAGTACTGGGGGCTCAAGCGGCATCTGCTCGACCTGCTCGGCTCGCTGCCGCCCGGCTCGCCCATCCCGACCGAGCGGTCGCTGGCCACCGACTTCGACGTCTCGCGCACCACGGTCCGCCAGGCGCTCGCCGAGCTGACCGTCGAGGGCAGGCTGCTGCGGGTGCAGGGCAAGGGCACCTTCGCCGCCGAGCCCAAGGTCGCCCAGCGGCTGCAGCTGTCCTCCTACACCGAGGATATGCGCGCCCAGGGCCGCGAGCCGTCGTCGAAGCTGCTGGAGGTCGCCGAGATCCCGGCTGAGGTGGAGCTGGCCAGGCTGCTCGGCGTGCGGCCGGGGGCCAAGGTCCTGCGGCTGCACCGGCTGCGGCTGGCCGACGGTGAGCCGATGGCGCTGGAGTCGACCCACCTGCCGCTGGGCCGCTTCCGCGGCCTGCGCCGCTTCGTCACCGACGGCGGCTCGCTCTACCAGGTGCTGCGCGACCGCTTCGGCGTCGAGATGGGCCACGCGGAGGAGACGATCGAGACCGCGCTGGCCGCCCCGCACGAGGCCGACCTGCTCGGCGCCGACATCGGGATGCCGATGCTGCTGCTGTCGCGGCACTCGTTCGACACCGAGGAGAAGCCGGTGGAGTGGGTGCGCTCGCTCTACCGCGGCGACCGCTACAAGTTCGTGACGACGCTGAACCGTCCGTGA
- a CDS encoding MFS transporter codes for MAMLDGTVVNVALPRIGAELGASVAGLQWIINGYLLALASLILIAGALGDRYGRRKVFLIGVVWFGAASVLCGLAGSTGTLIAARALQGIGGALLTPGSLSILQSVFHKEDRARAIGSWSALGGIAAAAGPLVGGLLVQVWSWRLAFLINVPVAVACVWLALKFVPETRDEDGNGRVDWLGSAIGAVGLAGITVALIGLPAGTPEWVEFPVFIGGLVFMLEFIRGQWKWDHPLIPPALFRDRTFAISNALTFVVYAALGGVMMLMGLQLQISLGYSPTAAGIASVPITIVMLLLSSRFGALASKYGPRWFLVGGPLLVAAAMLMLMRVGPGSTYLGSVLPAVTVFGLGLAVVVAPVTATVLAAAPDRYAGVASGVNNAVARTGGLLAVAVLPAAAGLTGAAYTDPTALTSSWRTALLICAGLCVVGGLLALGVRGNVLAVVDHAPDCPHPGDCLHCSVDAPPTHVKP; via the coding sequence ATGGCCATGCTCGACGGGACGGTGGTCAACGTCGCCCTCCCGCGCATCGGTGCCGAACTGGGCGCCTCGGTCGCGGGTTTGCAGTGGATCATCAACGGGTACCTGCTGGCCTTGGCCTCGCTGATCCTGATCGCGGGCGCCTTGGGCGACCGCTATGGCAGGCGCAAGGTGTTCCTGATCGGCGTCGTCTGGTTCGGCGCCGCGTCTGTCTTGTGTGGACTCGCGGGCAGCACGGGAACGCTGATCGCGGCCCGGGCGCTGCAAGGGATCGGCGGGGCCCTGCTGACGCCGGGGTCGCTGTCGATCTTGCAGTCGGTGTTCCACAAAGAGGACCGGGCGCGGGCGATCGGCTCGTGGTCGGCCCTTGGCGGGATCGCGGCGGCGGCCGGGCCACTGGTCGGCGGGCTGCTGGTGCAGGTGTGGTCGTGGCGGCTGGCGTTCCTGATCAACGTGCCGGTCGCGGTCGCCTGCGTGTGGCTCGCGCTGAAGTTCGTTCCGGAGACCCGTGACGAGGACGGCAACGGCCGGGTCGACTGGCTGGGCTCGGCCATTGGCGCGGTGGGGCTGGCGGGTATCACGGTCGCACTGATCGGCCTGCCCGCGGGCACGCCGGAGTGGGTCGAGTTCCCCGTGTTCATCGGCGGCCTGGTCTTCATGCTTGAGTTCATCAGGGGGCAGTGGAAGTGGGATCACCCGCTGATACCGCCCGCGCTGTTCCGGGATCGGACATTCGCCATCTCCAACGCGCTGACCTTCGTGGTCTACGCCGCGCTGGGTGGCGTGATGATGCTCATGGGGTTGCAGCTGCAGATCTCGCTGGGCTACTCGCCGACCGCGGCGGGCATCGCCAGTGTCCCGATCACCATCGTGATGCTGCTGTTGTCGAGCCGGTTCGGCGCACTGGCCTCGAAGTACGGGCCGCGCTGGTTCCTCGTCGGCGGTCCGCTGCTCGTCGCGGCGGCCATGCTGATGCTGATGCGGGTCGGCCCTGGGTCGACCTACCTCGGCTCGGTCCTGCCCGCCGTCACCGTGTTCGGGCTCGGCCTAGCCGTGGTCGTCGCGCCGGTCACCGCGACCGTGCTCGCCGCCGCGCCCGACCGTTACGCGGGCGTGGCCTCCGGGGTCAACAACGCCGTCGCCCGAACCGGCGGCCTGCTCGCCGTCGCGGTCCTGCCCGCCGCCGCAGGCCTGACCGGCGCGGCCTACACCGACCCGACCGCGCTCACGTCGAGCTGGCGCACGGCCCTGCTGATCTGCGCGGGCCTGTGCGTCGTCGGGGGTCTGCTCGCGCTCGGGGTGCGGGGCAATGTCCTGGCCGTGGTGGACCACGCCCCGGACTGCCCGCACCCCGGCGACTGTCTGCACTGCTCGGTGGACGCGCCACCGACGCACGTCAAGCCTTGA
- a CDS encoding threonine/serine dehydratase, which produces MNLVTLDDIRAAAGRIAGGATRTPLLTCLWSDPDRPLWLKPENLQPVGAFKIRGAYNALSRLTDEQRARGVVAYSSGNHAQAVAYAAKVFGTPAWIVVPEDTPQVKIDATRSHGAEVVLSGVGQREIVADAIVVAKGATLIPPFDHLDVIAGQGTIGLEIIEDLPEVDLVLVPVSGGGLISGVAAAIKALRPGAQVWAVEPELAADTAASLKAGELVSWSVADRNRTIADGLRSQPSPLTFAHQQAFVDGIVTVSEDEIRATVADLAHKSNLVAEPSGAVATAGYLYRADELPRGRTVAVVSGGNVDQTLLAELLKA; this is translated from the coding sequence GTGAACCTCGTGACTCTGGACGACATCCGCGCGGCCGCGGGCCGCATCGCCGGTGGTGCCACCCGCACGCCCCTGCTGACCTGCCTCTGGTCCGACCCCGATCGACCGCTGTGGCTCAAGCCCGAGAACTTGCAGCCCGTCGGCGCGTTCAAGATCCGCGGCGCCTACAACGCGCTGTCCCGGCTGACCGACGAGCAGCGCGCTCGTGGCGTCGTGGCCTACTCCAGCGGCAACCACGCCCAGGCCGTCGCGTACGCGGCCAAGGTGTTCGGCACCCCGGCGTGGATCGTGGTCCCCGAGGACACCCCGCAGGTCAAGATCGACGCGACCCGCTCGCACGGCGCCGAGGTCGTGCTCAGCGGGGTCGGGCAACGCGAGATCGTCGCCGACGCCATCGTCGTGGCGAAGGGCGCCACCCTGATCCCGCCGTTCGACCACCTCGACGTGATCGCTGGTCAGGGCACGATCGGCCTGGAGATCATCGAGGACCTCCCCGAGGTCGACCTGGTGCTCGTGCCGGTCAGCGGCGGCGGGCTGATCTCCGGCGTCGCCGCGGCGATCAAGGCACTGCGACCCGGCGCCCAGGTGTGGGCGGTCGAGCCGGAGCTGGCGGCCGACACGGCGGCCAGCCTCAAGGCCGGTGAGCTGGTGTCGTGGTCGGTGGCCGACCGCAACCGGACCATCGCCGACGGCCTGCGCTCGCAGCCCTCGCCGCTGACCTTCGCCCACCAGCAGGCGTTCGTGGACGGGATCGTCACGGTGTCCGAGGACGAGATCCGCGCGACCGTCGCCGATCTCGCGCACAAGTCGAACCTGGTCGCCGAGCCCAGCGGTGCCGTGGCGACCGCGGGCTACCTCTACCGCGCCGACGAACTTCCCCGAGGCCGCACGGTGGCCGTGGTGTCCGGCGGCAACGTCGACCAGACCCTGCTCGCGGAGTTGCTCAAGGCTTGA